Proteins co-encoded in one Salarias fasciatus chromosome 4, fSalaFa1.1, whole genome shotgun sequence genomic window:
- the dcaf7 gene encoding DDB1- and CUL4-associated factor 7 — protein sequence MSLHGKRKEIYKYEAPWTVYAMNWSVRPDKRFRLALGSFVEEYNNKVQLVGLEEESSEFVCRNTFDHPYPTTKIMWIPDTKGVYPDLLATSGDYLRIWRVSDTETRLECLLNNNKNSDFCAPLTSFDWNEVDPNLLGTSSIDTTCTIWGLETGQVLGRVNLVSGHVKTQLIAHDKEVYDIAFSRAGGGRDMFASVGADGSVRMFDLRHLEHSTIIYEDPQHHPLLRLCWNKQDPNYLATMAMDGMEVVILDVRVPCTPVARLNNHRACVNGIAWAPHSSCHICTAADDHQALIWDIQQMPRAIEDPILAYTAEGEINNVQWASTQPDWIAICYNNCLEILRV from the exons ATGTCGCTTCAcgggaagagaaaagaaatctaCAAGTACGAGGCCCCATGGACGGTGTACGCCATGAACTGGAGCGTCCGCCCGGACAAACGCTTTCGGCTAGCGCTGGGGAGCTTCGTGGAGGAGTACAATAACAAG GTCCAGCTGGtcgggctggaggaggagagctcggAGTTCGTCTGCAGGAACACTTTCGACCACCCGTACCCCACCACCAAGATCATGTGGATCCCAGACACCAAGGGGGTGTACCCGGACCTGCTGGCCACCAGCGGGGACTACCTGCGCATCTGGAGG GTCAGCGACACAGAAACACGTCTCGAATGTTTGTTGAATAACAACAAGAACTCCGACTTCTGCGCACCTCTCACCTCCTTCGACTGGAACGAAGTGGATCCGAACCTGCTGG GCACTTCGAGCATCGACACCACCTGCACCATCTGGGGTCTGGAGACCGGTCAGGTGTTGGGACGCGTCAACCTGGTGTCTGGACACGTGAAGACGCAGCTGATCGCTCACgacaaagag GTGTACGACATCGCGTTCAGCcgggcaggaggaggcagggacATGTTCGCGTCTGTGGGAGCCGACGGCTCCGTGCGCATGTTCGACCTTCGACACCTGGAGCACAGCACCATCATCTACGAAGACCCGCAGCACCACCCGCTGCTCCGCCTCTGCTGGAACAAGCAGGACCCCAACTACCTGGCCACCATGGCTATGGACGGCATGGAG GTGGTCATCCTGGATGTGCGTGTGCCGTGCACTCCGGTCGCCCGTCTGAACAACCACCGCGCCTGCGTGAACGGCATCGCCtgggctcctcactcctcctgccACATCTGCACTGCAG ctgacgACCACCAGGCTCTGATCTGGGACATCCAGCAGATGCCGCGAGCCATCGAGGACCCCATCCTGGCCTACACCGCCGAGGGCGAGATCAACAACGTGCAGTGGGCCTCCACGCAGCCCGACTGGATCGCAATCTGCTACAACAACTGCCTGGAGATCCTGCGTGTCTAA